CATATAAGCCAATAACCATGAATGGTAAAGAAGTTTATCGCTTTGCTGTGGCAAAAGTCCCCGAAGCAATTAGCAAAGCTATGTTTCAAGCTAACTTAACGGCAGATGATATTGATTGGCTGTTGTTGCATCAGGCAAATCAGCGCATTATGGATGCAGTAGCAAAAAGGCTCAAAATCCCTACAGAAAAGATTTTAAGTAATATAGCTGAATATGGTAATACTTCTGCTGCTTCTATTCCTCTTGCATTAGATGCTGCGGTTAGAGATGGTCGAGTTCAGCCAGGACATACCATTGCTGCTTCTGGCTTTGGTGCGGGTTTAACCTGGGGTGCTGCTATTTTTAAATGGGGCTAATTGAGTAAAAAGAGGCTGTGGAAAAAATTATCCTTTCAATAATTATTTAAGTATTTTTTCTGAAGTTTTTTATAAAACAAAGGATTACTATTAAAAGTATAACAATCAAGTTTTAATAGGAAAAATAAATTATGTTTATGTTAGCCTTTGCATCATTATTTAGCTTTGTGGGAATAATCGCCATGCTTGAAACTATAGGAAATGAAACAAATTTTTAAATTAATATTCTAAATTAAAATATTATCTAAACTTTGATAAGAAGTCTTTTTTTTAAATTGGGCTTCTTTTTTTTTGTATAATATTGATTAAAATGTCAGCTAAAAATACTTATATAGTCATTCTAAATAATTTGCGTATGATTTAAGGATGTCATCCAAAGAAGTACCAGGAGCGGAATAAATACGTCTTTTTTTGAGGATGGCAAAGTCTTGTTCGATACGATTAAAATCGGCTGAATAGGGCGGTAAAAACAAAACTTTATGACCCGCTTGTTCGGCAATACGAAATACATCATTTTGCCGATGAAATGCTGCATTATCAAGAATAAGAGTAGAGTTCGGATTCAATTCGGGAATGAGATGCTCTTCAAGCCACTGATTAAACCATAAAGCGTTAGTACTTCCTTTAAAAAGAACTGGTGCTAATAATTCTTTGCCTCTTTTTCCTGCTATTAAGCTTGTTCTCGTTCCTCTTTTGCCATTGCGCTCGCCATAGGTTTTTTGTCCTCGTTTTGACCATCCATATGGGCGATAAACATATTCTTCAAAGCCCGATTCATCCAAGTAAACTAAGTTATTTGAACCATCTAAAACAACAATCTCACGCAAATTTCTCAGAAAAGCGATTCGTTGACCATGCTTACGTTCACTATATTTCAGAGTTTTTTTTACGAGTCAATTTCATTTGTTTTTGAGCAGATCCAATCGCACTCGTATGGACTCCAAAATGTTGCGCCCGCTCTCTCAAAAGAGCGTCTGGATTTTCTTGAATATGTTGGATAAGTGCTTTCCAATCTAGTTTTCGCTTTCTTCCTAGTTGTGGTGTTGGAGTTAAATTCTTTCTTTGACACCAATCATTCACACACCACAAACTTACCTCATATCTTCTTGATGCTTCTGCCTTTGAGCCTCCCGTCGCTACAAAGTCAACTACTCGTTTTCGTAAATCTACACTATAAGTCATCTAATAGGATTGATTTTTCAACTCAATCCTATTATTCCATATGTTTCCTATTTAGAATGACTATACCTACAAATGAGCTTTTTAAACGGGTTAATTAAGTCTGTAGTAATTAGCTTACTTGTCTTTTTGTTTTCCAGTTGCTTAATTGTCGATCCTGCTAATGCCAAAAGTATTACTGGCAGCTTTGGTGCAGGTACTATGATTGCAACACCTGATGGGAATGTTGTAATTGAAGACTTACAGCTAGGCGATCGCGTTATTGGCTACAATTTTAAAACACATCAAAATGAAGAAAATATAGTTGAGCAAATTAAGCAAAAATCTTCTCTAAGTTATTACTTAATCGACAATAAAACTAAAATTACCTGCGGGAATTTACTGTATATTGCAACTGACACTAATCCTAAAATTATTGGACTACAACAATTAAAACTCGGTAATAAATTATTTTCTCAAAATCACTCTTTAATAGCCATACAATCAGTAGAGCAAGTTATTAAACCTGTTGATGTTTATCAAGTTATTTTAGATAATCCAGAAGGTGATCTATATGCAGATAATTTCTTAGTTCATGTCGGCAACAAAATTCCAGCTTTGTTCAAAAGGCAATATATCAATTGTGATCCAGGAACTAAATATTTTAGAAGTTGTACAAATATCAACTCTGATACGTTTCCAGGATTTGCTAAAGCTGTAGTCATTTTAATGCTAGGGATAACTGCAATTGGAACGCTGATATCTAAATTAACAATAGATGATGGCAAATAGGGAATTGTTACTTCGAGTTGTGCTAAATAATGGTCGATTCTGGTTATTTCGGGTTGTTCAGTTTTTTCTGAAGATAAGTTATTTGGGGGTGTCTTAACTCATAACTAGAGTAGAAAACAAGCAAAGCGAGAAATTTCTTTTGAGGCTGTGCTAAATTGCCCTCTGAACCTAATAAGGTTTGTATAATTATTTTAACGCTATCGATTGCACGGTAATATTTCAACGCTTTTACCTTAATTGAATGGATAGCTTTTTTCTTAGTTTCTCAAAATTGTCCGAACTATTGCTATTAATCTGTACTAAACAAGTAGTGTTTAACTAGTGTCATTTCGCTTAAGTAGCAAGTAGTGAGTCAAGAGTCCTAAAGAATTGTTAAATGATACTTCTTCGTATATAGCAAGTTATACTAAATCCGATTAACATAGTTATCAACTTCCTGCCCTCTTAGCTCTGACTTGCTTGCATCATAGTTAACTTTAATTGTTCCTACTTACTTAAAGTGGAGGGTGATGTTTGAGCCAATGTTGAGCCAGATCCAAACGACGGCAAATCCAAACTCGCTCATGGCTTTGAACGTAATCAATAAACCGAGCTAGGGCTGCGATACGTCCTGGTTTTCCTGCTAGCCTAGCATGAAGCCCAACTGACATCATTTTAGGTGCGGTTTCGCCTTCAGTGTATAAAACATCAAAGGCATCTTTGAGATAGGTATAGAAATCATTACCACTATTAAAACCAGGGGCAACGCAGTACTTCATGTCGTTGTTGTCTAAGGTGTAGGGAATTACTAAATGAGGTTTATCTGCTACTTGTACCCAGTAAGGTAAATCGTCATTATAAGCATCAGAGTCATATAAAAATCCACCTTCTTCAACTATTAAACGGCGAGTATTTAAACTAGGTGCATAACGACAGTACCATCCTACAGGGCGATCGCCTGTAAGTTTTTTAAGAGAAGCTACTGCTTTTTTTATATGTTCTCTTTCTTCGACTTCATCTAATAAATGATAGCCAATCCACCGCCAACCATGACAGCAAATATCATATCCCGCCTCGACAATTGCCTTTGCTGCTGTGGGATTTCTTTCTAATGCCAAAGCCGCGCCAAAAATAGTTACCTGAATATCTTTAGCTTTAAACAAGCGCATTAATCGCCAAAATCCTGCCCGACTGCCATACTCATAGACAGACTCCACCTGTAAGTCTCGCATTCCCTTGCCCATGCTCGAACCAGGAACTTCTCGAAGATATATTTCTGAAGTATCATCCCCGTCAGGAATTGAATATTCTGAACCTTCTTCATAGTTGAGAACTATTTGCAAAGCTATCCTGGCATCTCCTGGCCATTTTGGATGGGGTGGATTTGCACCATAACCAATCAAATCTCTGGGATATGACATTTATCATTCAACATTTTATCATTTAACATTTAAGCTAATCATTGATCGCTCTTTAATTTAGAGTACCTGTATACAGTATTCAACAAAATAAGGCTGTGGTGTTGCAAAGATGTTGAATTAATCAAATATTTTTGCCCAACTCATACTTATTAATATACAAACCAATCACTAAATCGTGCATCTGAGTAATCTTAGAAAAGCAGATTGTTTTTCTCTGTAATATGAGTAATTCTAGTCCTCAAAGTCAGATGCTTTCTTCTCGATCAAGATGACGCTTGTATGTCTTTAATTTGTCGGTGTAAAATTTGCTGATTCCAAATGGTTGAAGTAGCTTTTTCAACTTGAGAAACATTCGAGCTTGTATTCTTGCCAACACAAAAGCGTGCGTTTGTTCCTGTTTGGTGCTCAATCCCATGCCAAGGCCATCTTTGGTAAATTTTCTCGCCGACATAGCTTTCTATTTCATCCACTTCTACTTTTTGGATTATTACTGTCTATTTTTGTGCTTTTGCCTGCTTCAACCATTTAAGATTAACTTTTTCTAGTTTTGGCTCTTTTTCTTGGTGCCCGCATGTACGCGCACCGCTTTTTTAAGCTCTTTGATCACTGTATGAGTAGTAATTGAAAGGACTCTGGCAGTATTTCTAATTCCACTGCCATTAACTGCCATTTCCATAATCTTTGGTTTTACTTCAGGTTTATAGCCATGATTCGTACAATCAGCTATGAAAGTGCCACGAAGACATTATTAATTTTGGCAACGAAGCGCGTTGCTTTCCTTGACCTGTTTTTCCATTTCTTAGCACATCCGTAGTATTTACAACTAGGACAAGTCACCGCCATCTAAACCGTCATTCAACCAACATCCTCAATTAATATTTTAGGGAGCAACTACTTTTACATATCTATCTATAGTTGATCAACACTTTGACTACACTACCCCTCTTCTGAGGCAATGTTTTTGGCGATCGCCTAATTCTTTACGCAGCACTCGTGAAATTTGTTCTGCTGACCTTTAATCATAAGCAAAGTGGCAACTTCGGAAACGGAAGTTGCCACTACTGAAATTATAAACATTTAATTTGTTGATTAATGTTCTTTATCCAACTTTGCTTAAACTATAAATAGTTTGTCTTAAAGCAGATATATTATCTAAAAGTGCAGTATAAATATTAAATTGTAGCAATTGAAAATTTGTGAACACCTATTTTATGCAACTAGCATACAGTAATAACGACAGGTGTTTCCTTCTATCAATTATCAACATTAGCTCTAGTTTCTTCCAGTTCTTACCTCGTTAATTCTTACTGGCACAGGAATAGATTGAGTTTGAACGCTAGCAACCGCTATTAAACTTACTAGCAATAGACAGATTAAAAACATAATGATTATTCTCTTAGTTTAGTATTGGTTTGGGATCGAGATTGGAGTGATATCTTAATTAAAAAGCGTCTCTTGTAAATAACAGAGACGCTTTTTTCAAACCCTAAATCAGGGCTTATTTAATGTTTAACCGTTGATAGCAGGAGCAGTTAATGCTACAGGAGCAATATCGCCACTAGCAAGATCAAGCGGGAAGTTGTGAGCGTTACGTTCGTGCATTACTTCAAAACCTAGGTTGGCTCGGTTTAAGATGTCTGCCCAAGTGTTGACTACACGTCCTTGTGAATCCATTACCGACTGGTTGAAGTTGAATCCATTTAGGTTGAACGCCATGGTGGATATTCCCATTGCTGTTAACCAGATTCCAATCACTGGCCATGCTCCTAAGAAGAAGTGCAAAGCTCTGGAGTTGTTAAAGGACGCATATTGGAAGATTAGACGACCGAAGTAGCCGTGGGCTGCGACGATGTTGTATGTTTCTTCTTCTTGTCCGAATTTGTATCCGTAGTTTTGTGATTCGGTTTCGGTTGTTTCACGTACTAAGGACGATGTTACTAGTGAACCGTGCATGGCAGAGAATAATGCTCCACCGAATACTCCTGCTACTCCTAACATATGGAAGGGGTGCATCAGAATATTGTGTTCTGCTTGGAAGACCAACATGAAGTTGAATGTTCCAGAGATACCAAGAGGCATTCCATCACTGAAGCTTCCTTGTCCTAGTGGATAGATTAGAAATACTGCTGTGGCTGCTGATACTGGTGCTGAGTAGGCTACACATATCCAAGGACGCATTCCTAAACGGAATGATAGTTCCCACTGACGACCGAGGTATGAGAATACGCCGATTAGGAAGTGAAAGACAATCAGTTGGTATGGTCCACCGTTATACAGCCACTCGTCAAGTGAGGCTGCTTCCCAAATTGGGTAGAAGTGAAGTCCAATGGCGTTAGAACTAGGTACTACTGCACCAGAAATTATGTTGTTTCCGTATAGCAATGAACCTGCTACAGGCTCTCTGATACCATCGATGTCTACTGGTGGTGCTGCGACGAAGGCGATTAGGAAACAGGTTGTTGCTGCTAGGAGTGTAGGAATCATCAGGACGCCGAACCAACCGACATAAATGCGGTTGTTGGTGCTGGTGATCCACTGACAGAACCTTTCCCAGCTATTCTGGGTTTGGGTTTGTTGTAGAGTGGTTGTCATTTGTTTTATGATTGCTGTATTTATTTTTGAAGGTTTTTTTGAACCGACACTAATCAGTATAGGATACTTTTGAGTTTTGTAAACTATTTTAATAAAATATTATCTTATATAAAGAATAAGCTATCTTTATCTTTTATAATATGAAGTCTGAAATAACTTATAGTCCCGCATACACGGTAGTTCCCACATACGAGTGTTTTAATAGATGTAGTTACTGTAATTTTCGAGTTGACCTGGGGACAGAAGATTTTTTCTCTTTAGAAAATATTGCCAAACAGCTACGAAGCTTAGAGAAACATTTGGTAATAGAGATACTTGTTGTCAGCGGAGAAGTCCCTTTACTATCACAAAACAGAGCCACTTGGTTTGCCAAAATCTATAAAATATGTGAGTTGGCTTTAGCTATGGGTTTTTTGCCTCATACAAACGCTGGTATTTTAAGCTGGCAAGAAATGAAACAGTTGAGACTGGTTAATGTTTCTATGGGTTTAATGCTAGAACAGTTAAATCCTAAATTTATGCAAACTGTGCATCAGTATGCACCCAGCAAAGAGCCAGAATTACGTTTACAGCAGTTAGAATGGGCAGGAAAGCTCAAAATCCCTTTTACAACAGGATTGCTTTTAGGTATTGGCGAAACAAAGTTAGATATTGAAGAATCATTAAAAGCGATCGCCATATTACAAAATAAATGGGGACACATTCAAGAAGTAATATTGCAGCCTCACAGCATAGGTAGTCAGCAGCAGTCAGATATTCCCAGTTTTGAGTTAACTCATTTACCAGAGATTATTGCTCAAGCCAGGAAAATTCTCCCAGAAAGTATTTCTATTCAGATCCCACCTAATTTAGTACCAGATCCTGCTTTTTTACTGGAGTGTCTAGCAGCAGGAGCAACAGACTTAGGAGGAATTAGTCCCAAAGATGAAGTTAATCCAGACTATCCTCATCCTACTTATCAATCTTTATCAGAAATTCTACAGCCTGCTGGTTGGAATCTCAAACCTAGACTGCCAGTGTATCCTCAGTACTATTCTTGGCTATCTCCAAGCTTACAAAAAGCAATGTCAGCGAAAAAAAAAGCTTTGATTGCTCAAATTTGATAAACTCATGCTATGATTGAAATTCGTGGAAATAAGTGACGTTTATTTCTGCACGGGTCGCTAGCTCAATGGTAGAGTACTCGGCTTTTAACCGATTTGCTCTGGGTTCGAATCCCAGGCGACCCATTTTTAGAAAAGCTGCTCTTGTTATTGGGGTGTTTGTACTGTCACTTTTTAAGCGATCGCTATGTTTAGCGTACTAGCTCAATGTAGTTGGGTTAATCTATCTATAGGCGTTTGACCCCTAACCCAACTACAAAACCGAGGAAAAATTAAATTCCTAAACGTTGATAAATTTCATCTAGGTTTTTCAAGTGGTGATTCGGATCGAAACAGGCATCAATTTCCTCAGTAGATAGAGTTTTAGTTACTGTTTCGTCTTGAGAAATTAGTTTACGAAAATCGCCATCAATTTTGTTCCAAGCCTCATGAGCGCATCCTTGCACCAGACCATAGGCTGCTTCTCGGTTCATGCCTTTCTCTACCAGAGTTAGCATTACTCGTTGGCTAAAGATTACACCACCATAGACATTCATATTGCGCTTCATGTTTTCAGGATATACCAGCAGGTTTTTAATTAAGCCTGTGATTTCCTTGAGCATAAAGTGAGTCAGGATACAGCTATCGGGTAAGATAACTCGTTCTACGGAACTGTGAGAGATATCTCGTTCATGCCATAGAGCAACGTTTTCCAAGGCTGCTACGGCGTTACCACGGACAATACGCGCCATTCCTGTCAATCTTTCCGAACGAATGGGGTTGCGTTTGTGAGGCATAGCCGAAGAACCTTTTTGCTTTTTGGAGAAAAATTCTTCTACCTCTAAAACATCTGTACGCTGAAGGTTACGAA
This DNA window, taken from Pleurocapsa sp. FMAR1, encodes the following:
- the puuE gene encoding allantoinase PuuE is translated as MSYPRDLIGYGANPPHPKWPGDARIALQIVLNYEEGSEYSIPDGDDTSEIYLREVPGSSMGKGMRDLQVESVYEYGSRAGFWRLMRLFKAKDIQVTIFGAALALERNPTAAKAIVEAGYDICCHGWRWIGYHLLDEVEEREHIKKAVASLKKLTGDRPVGWYCRYAPSLNTRRLIVEEGGFLYDSDAYNDDLPYWVQVADKPHLVIPYTLDNNDMKYCVAPGFNSGNDFYTYLKDAFDVLYTEGETAPKMMSVGLHARLAGKPGRIAALARFIDYVQSHERVWICRRLDLAQHWLKHHPPL
- the psbA gene encoding photosystem II q(b) protein, producing MTTTLQQTQTQNSWERFCQWITSTNNRIYVGWFGVLMIPTLLAATTCFLIAFVAAPPVDIDGIREPVAGSLLYGNNIISGAVVPSSNAIGLHFYPIWEAASLDEWLYNGGPYQLIVFHFLIGVFSYLGRQWELSFRLGMRPWICVAYSAPVSAATAVFLIYPLGQGSFSDGMPLGISGTFNFMLVFQAEHNILMHPFHMLGVAGVFGGALFSAMHGSLVTSSLVRETTETESQNYGYKFGQEEETYNIVAAHGYFGRLIFQYASFNNSRALHFFLGAWPVIGIWLTAMGISTMAFNLNGFNFNQSVMDSQGRVVNTWADILNRANLGFEVMHERNAHNFPLDLASGDIAPVALTAPAING
- the cofG gene encoding 7,8-didemethyl-8-hydroxy-5-deazariboflavin synthase subunit CofG, with protein sequence MKSEITYSPAYTVVPTYECFNRCSYCNFRVDLGTEDFFSLENIAKQLRSLEKHLVIEILVVSGEVPLLSQNRATWFAKIYKICELALAMGFLPHTNAGILSWQEMKQLRLVNVSMGLMLEQLNPKFMQTVHQYAPSKEPELRLQQLEWAGKLKIPFTTGLLLGIGETKLDIEESLKAIAILQNKWGHIQEVILQPHSIGSQQQSDIPSFELTHLPEIIAQARKILPESISIQIPPNLVPDPAFLLECLAAGATDLGGISPKDEVNPDYPHPTYQSLSEILQPAGWNLKPRLPVYPQYYSWLSPSLQKAMSAKKKALIAQI